From Pseudorca crassidens isolate mPseCra1 chromosome 15, mPseCra1.hap1, whole genome shotgun sequence, one genomic window encodes:
- the SAMD10 gene encoding sterile alpha motif domain-containing protein 10 translates to MPRCAQPPLAPADALRARTSARRRHPSELPERAPLSGIGSRCLAAQTRRARGPARARGRLGRGSGARSPPATRAALRPARGVCTGWGPAGPMFTELRTKPSPPRGRAGAVRAGFGERRDVDATAHFSFCRTLLEHTVSAESIPCPLPRTPGTSLTWHDSRSQRAAGSRQVKLLQQPGTEAPQGRLYSDHDGLYHTSPSLGGLTRPVVLWSQQDVCKWLKKHCPHNYLVYVEAFSQHAITGRALLRLNAEKLQRMGLAQEAQRQEVLQQLLRLQVREEGRSLQLLSQASFGNMS, encoded by the exons ATGCCCAGGTGCGCACAGCCGCCCCTTGCCCCGGCAGACGCCCTCCGCGCTCGCACATCCGCGCGCCGCCGACACCCCTCGGAGCTCCCGGAGCGCGCCCCGCTCTCAGGGATCGGCAGCAGGTGCCTCGCCGCGCAGACTCGCCGGGCGCGGGGACCGGCTCGGGCGCGGGGCCGGCTGGGGCGGGGCAGCGGCGCGCGTTCCCCGCCGGCCACACGGGCCGCCCTGCGCCCGGCGAGGGGCGTGTGCACCGGCTGGGGACCCGCGGGCCCCATGTTCACGGAGCTGAGGACCAAGCCGAGCCCCCCGCGAGGCCGCGCCGGGGCTGTGCGCGCCGGATTCGGGGAGCGCCGGGATGTGGACG CCACTGCCCACTTCAGCTTCTGCCGGACCCTCCTGGAGCACACGGTGTCGGCCGAGAGcatcccctgccccctgcctcgGACCCCGGGCACCAGCCTCACGTGGCACGACTCCCGCAGCCAGAGGGCAGCTGGCAGCCGGCAGGTCAAGCTCCTTCAGCAGCCCGGCACCGAGGCCCCCCAG GGCCGGCTGTACTCTGACCACGATGGCCTGTACCACACAAGCCCCTCCCTGGGTGGCCTGACGAGGCCCGTGGTCCTGTGGAGTCAGCAGGACGTCTGCAAGTGGCTCAAGAAGCACTGTCCCCACAACTACCTCGTCTACGTGGAGGCCTTCTCCCAGCACGCCATCACCG gccgGGCACTGCTGCGGCTGAACGCGGAGAAGCTGCAACGGATGGGGCTGGCGCAGGAGGCGCAGCGGCAGGAGGTGCTGCAGCAGCTGCTGCGCCTGCAGGTGCGCGAGGAGGGGCGGAGCCTGCAGCTGCTCAGCCAAG CTTCCTTCGGAAACATGTCCTAG